A genomic stretch from Desulfotignum balticum DSM 7044 includes:
- the thiH gene encoding 2-iminoacetate synthase ThiH, with protein sequence MSFSTLADAYQSFDFSACFHSVHASEVRNVLDRAGSQAPLDTRDLLTLLSPAAQDFLEPMAQIARNLTCQHFGRTISLYAPMYISDFCCNHCTYCGFNANTRFPRTRLTLEQIDREARAIADTGIRHILILTGEAPKKTPLSYLEDMCRIMTRYFSSIALEIYPMTETEYRVLKQAGADSLTVYQEVYDKSIYKTVHPKGPKSDYTFRLLTPERGAAAGFRAVNIGPLFGLGDPASEAFMAGLHARYLEQTYPHVEISLSLPRMTRAGGAISPRHLLSDRQFVQTLLAWRLLMPRLGITLSTRESAAFRDQLIHLGVTRYSAGSRTDVGGYHVHTTGTTVQFEVTDTRSVNEVAAMIRHSGYQPVFKDWEIF encoded by the coding sequence ATGTCGTTTTCCACACTGGCTGACGCGTATCAATCCTTTGATTTTTCAGCCTGTTTCCATTCCGTACACGCAAGCGAGGTCCGAAACGTTTTAGACCGGGCCGGCAGCCAGGCCCCGCTGGATACCCGGGATCTGCTCACTTTGCTTTCACCGGCGGCCCAGGACTTTCTGGAACCCATGGCACAGATCGCAAGAAACCTGACCTGTCAGCATTTCGGCAGAACCATCAGCCTGTATGCGCCCATGTATATTTCTGACTTCTGCTGTAATCACTGCACCTATTGCGGATTCAATGCCAACACCCGTTTCCCCCGAACCCGGCTGACCCTGGAACAAATCGACAGAGAAGCCAGAGCCATTGCCGACACCGGCATCCGCCATATCCTGATCCTCACGGGCGAAGCCCCAAAGAAAACACCTTTGTCCTATCTGGAAGACATGTGCCGGATCATGACCCGGTATTTTTCCTCCATTGCCCTGGAAATATACCCCATGACGGAAACCGAGTACCGGGTGTTGAAACAGGCGGGGGCGGATTCTCTGACCGTGTACCAGGAAGTCTATGACAAATCCATTTACAAAACCGTCCACCCCAAAGGCCCTAAATCCGATTACACGTTTCGTCTGCTCACCCCGGAACGCGGGGCTGCCGCCGGTTTCAGGGCCGTGAACATCGGTCCCTTGTTCGGGCTGGGAGATCCGGCATCCGAAGCGTTTATGGCCGGGCTTCATGCCCGGTACCTGGAACAGACGTATCCCCATGTGGAAATTTCCCTGTCTTTGCCCCGGATGACCCGGGCCGGGGGTGCCATTTCACCGAGACATCTTTTATCGGACCGGCAGTTTGTTCAGACGCTTCTGGCCTGGCGGCTGCTTATGCCCCGCCTGGGGATCACCCTTTCCACCCGGGAATCCGCGGCTTTCAGGGATCAGCTCATCCATTTGGGGGTTACCCGGTATTCGGCCGGCTCCAGAACGGATGTGGGGGGATACCATGTACATACCACCGGCACCACCGTGCAGTTTGAAGTAACGGATACAAGGTCCGTGAATGAGGTGGCAGCCATGATCCGACACAGCGGGTATCAGCCCGTGTTTAAAGACTGGGAGATCTTTTAA